The nucleotide sequence AAAATTCTCTCTTCTATTCCACCTCCGATTTtacaccaatttttaaaaagaaaaaaggggaaaagaagatTGTTATTTCATGTGCAGAACTGCTTATGTTCTCAGACTTTGCTTAAACAATATAACAAGGAACAGTAACTGTTCAAATttggtccaatggtcaagaaggtggtttctgcaagtgttgtagagggaaatgaggggcaggtagCCCATTTCTTCACAATTAAAAAAACTACAACAAAAAGCTAAAGGTGAGGTATTTGCCTTACTGTGCTGGGCCTGATCAGATCTAAAAGGTGCTGCTAGTGATCTTAACAGAATTCCAAGAACTGATCTTAATAACACCTTCTGATACAACCCAagatctcagtggtagagcatctgtcctGCACACAGGAAACTCCAGGTCCAACCCCTGGTGTCTCTATGTAGGGATGGAAAAGGCTGCTGCCTGACACCCTGGAATGATATTGCCAGTCAAAGTagaaaatattgagctagatgggccatgggtcaGATTCATTTTAAGACAGTTTCCCTATGTTTCAAATAGATAAACAGAATGCAATTCTTGCATCAAGAGAGCAACTGTTGATTAAGTTTGGAACCAAAGGCTTGTATCCTATGTAGTGTTTGGTAactgtcatagaattgtagagttggaagggacatgaCCCCCTGCAATGTCCCATCAGTGCATGGATTTAttcttgcacaatgggacttcccccctctctcttcccacgTCTTCTATGTGTGCCCTGTGCCCTCCtccaaaaatctgctctggagcatTGGGGGAagtcccagaacagatttaggaggcatgtagggggaggagaaaaggaaaagcACCATtgcgcaagtggaaatccttgtgctgacaggatGGTTATGCAGCGCTATATTGGATACAAGCCTAACAGTTTAGAAACATTGGCAATATTTAGATCCCTGGTGCAAAGCAAGCCAAAATGCCAAGGTGCTGCTGCTAATTGCTCGACTTTTCATCTAACAGCTAAGCTGTAGTTGCCAGATATCTCAGCTTGAAAATAACAACCACAGATACTGATGGGTTTAAACTTGTTCTATTGATTGGTTGTCAGTACATCATCTGTGACTTACCTGGCTAATGACCAAAGACAAGAATGTTCATTTCCTCATCTGTATACTTAAATAAGTTTTGTCATAGCACTTGCTCAAAAAAGTTAACAGTATATTTGACTCCACCTAGATATGTGCTAAAAGAAACACACCTTTGGTGCAGGAAAGTATAGGTAGCTTTCTCTGTCTGAAAGTAACTAGAAGGGAATACCTTTCAATTAGGATAATGcatcacatatgaaaaaaggatgaaaagaaagagacaaagggtggaactaaattttactcagaataTTTAAATTGATGGGCTAAATCAGTGATCATTCATTCCagtgggtttgctctgagtaaaacgtagttgaatatcaccctaaAACAGGAAACCGTTTCCAGATGATTTCCAATAATAGTTGCCAATAAAGTTGATCAAACTAATTGGTTTCAAATTGGTAGGCACATTTCTGCCCCATTTATTTACGTTGGTTTACGAATTACATTGGTTTCAATGTTAACTACACCAAATAGCATGGTAACAATGGGGATCCTCATCAATATTGTACTTCAAAACCTCCCCAGGAGCAATATCCTCTCCTGGCACCTTACTTCACAGATAATGCTGATGCAGTAGATGTTTTCCTGCTGAATGAAAAACAGGTGGGTAAGAGTTGAGAGTGTTAGGTCAGATCTGGCAGCCTCTTCCTCTTGCACAACTACTGTCTTATTGGAAAactctcagaaagaaagaaagaaaacttattgGAAAactctcagaaagaaagaaagaatgaaatctAAACAAAACGGTCATTTATTATCCCCATAAGAGAAATCTGAAAACTTAAGACATGCATAGCATGCATACAAAAATTATCTATAGTATGTTTAATTATTTGACTGTATTCTCAGTGTCTCCTGGCAGTTTTGAGTCATATTGATCTCAAATTGGGTGAACAATCAACTGGATGCAAAAATCAATGTTAAGGTTAAAGCTTCCAACACATCCTGACTCGTGAATGAAAGCTGCAGAGACTCTTTCCAAATATATTCTGTAGATCACTTTTAGCACCAGTTGTGGAGGGTTATGGGCTACATCATTCCTCACAGAAAAAGTACTCTCTGGATAGGTGAATTGAAAATAGGCAATATTTAACTTCAGCTGATGGTCTGTAGTTATTTCATTCATGTATTTTTCATGGCATCCAAGCTATTGtgctcagtgctgtttttctagaaaaagaggtgccaaaactcaccacgaacacctccctcattctcctgagaggtgccagaactgagttcctgtgagttctccctgaaaaaaaagccctgattatgTTCTGAAACCCAGCTTGGGAATTGCCAGCTCAGGATGCAACCCTAATCCTGGCAAGGCTTAACAAAGTGGTGGGGCCATTGCTGCATCCACAGCCCCACTGAGCATGATGTCAAGGGTGAAAGGGAAGGCTGATTGCTGCACTAACCTGGAGATGACACAGTGAATGGACCCAGACTGGACCCTATGCTATCATGCGGCAGCAGCGGGGCTGGCCTCAGATCTATTCCAGAGCTTTCTGTTGCCTTCTGTCAGTGGGGAACCCACCAGCAGCACTTTCACCCATCTATTTGGTGGGCAGAAGGGTTGGTTCTGTGCTAGAGATGTGGCATCACGCTGCAGACAGAAACTGGCAGAGCTGGGCAGAGGAACCCTTTTGCCCAGTCCAATCCACACCCCAGCCTGGTCCAGAGAAACTACAGATTTGTACTGACAAGCAATTCCTCCAGGGTGCTTATGCAGCGACCATCTATGGTTCACATTGTTTACTCAGCCTGCATAATTCTGCTGGTGGGAGCTGACTAGGAATTTACAAAACAGAGAGGATTGTCGTTTGTTCAGATGGCAAACCCCAGCATGCTTTGAGGTAAACAACAAGATACTTTTAAATATTGGCTTGTTTTTTATTCAGTTGCTTTATTTTAATCTCCAGGAGCTGCTGCTGTAATTGTGGGACATCCTCTGGACACAGTAAAGGTAAATAATGTTGTGGTTGTTCTGAAATCAGTTTAGTatatagaaaagagaaagagattaGGTGACGGAGAACATGGATACTTTTTGTAGTGAGATATGTAGTGAGGATCTTGTGCACCATTCCAAGATCGAGGTGGtgtgcaacagtgtgtgtgtgtgtgtgtgtgtgtgtgtaaaaaggtaaaaagtaaaggacccctggacagttaagtccagtcaaaggcaactatggggtgtggcgctcatcttgcttcaggccgagggagccagcttttgtccacagatagctttccgggtcatgtggaaaGCCTGGGGCAGCATTTCACAAATACATGAATACACACCCCGTAGGTGTGTTTAGGGTTGCCGCCTTTTCACTGAACCTGCTCTTGTCTTAACTTCAGAGAAGTCACAGAAATATCAGTGAAGTTTCCTCCATATTTTACCTTATTTGTTTACTGCTGTTAATTCACAGAAGTAGgactaattttaaaaatggcaaatccTAGTTATAATTGGCAGGAAGTTTAGTATCATACAGTAAAGACATAAGTTGCAGGTGTCTGTACGCTTTATGCCTGGGGAAAAAGCCCATATGCCTTTTTTGTCCTGTTTCTGCAATGTTCTGTTTGATTTATTGTGTTTAGCGAGCAGTTATTATACACATAAAATTAATAACAGTGGTTTACATTTCTACTCCCCAACCTCTACAGGATACATAATTTCCCATTCCCCTTTAAGTTTTGTTACACGAATCTGTAAAGCCTTGGTAGAAATTTGGATGTTCTAAAGGATAAATATACCTCTCTACATCAGACAACAAAAATGATGTCCTTCCCTTCTGAGATCTTAACAATGAGTGGATGCAATTGTTTCTAAGGGCATAATAAAAAGGGCAAAAAAGGTTTCTGCAATGTGAGTCAGAAATGAAGGTCCATGTTATAGGAACTGGTAGCTGCTCCATTTGGGGGATTCTTCTAGAGGTGCCctacatttgtgtgtttgtttccgTAGCTTGAaaatatccagtgctttttttcccccttaaaaaatgtttaggggtactctcattttggctcaagaaaatcgccatttttatagttcaaatcaggaaaaataaatacagtaaatggacaaaagtacaaagattcacaaaatgcataGGGGCATGTGTACTCCTGCAtcccaccagaaaaaagcactgaagagATATCTGAAGTGAAGCCACTGTGGCTGCAAAAAGCACCACCAGAGTTCAGCTCCTGATTTAGCATGCCACTGCCAACATTTTACCATGGATTTGCCATGCTGCAACCTAAGGAGCACTTGCATGCACACGGATGACGCTGTAGATTGCAGAGAAGCCCTGATTGTCCATGTGAGACTCGGCCCTGAGACTGgaaagggagtctgttccaaccTTGGTTTACAGCCTGGTCCATTTTACGATGCAGAAGATGCTGCCTGTTGTCAGGGGCAGGATATTGCAGGAGACTGTTCCAGCGTGTAGCAAGTGCTGTCTCCCCATGAACAGGGTTGTGGCTGTGCATGCTTGGCGGGTTTGAAAGCGAGACGCGTCAAAGTACAGTGCTTGGCTGAATGCTCTCCTTCCTGTCATCGCTGTGCCAGAGCACTAATCGCATTTGTGTGTTTACAATTTGTTGTGCCGTCCATGAAGTAAGCATCGAAGGAATATGTGCCTTCCAGTTCTGGCAAATGGATTGTTTCATACTGCCGCTGCTGGTAGTGCGTGCCGCAAGCCGACAATAGGTCTTGTGGGAACATTTTTGCTACGTTTCCTACATTTGCTTGAGCACAGCCAAGAAACAAGCAACGCATCTTTCAAGGCTTAAAAGACAACTGTCAAGCTGGCACCTTCTTTGCCCTCGGATCTGGACGCAGCAGGGGAATAGCAACTAGGCAGCTTTGTTGCATTTCCAAATcagtggggggaagggaaaggtcTTAAATGGTGAATGGAGAAGTGGAGTCATAGAGTAATTCAGTATTTACTGATGAACATAGCAAAGGCGCATCCTGAAGAATAGGGGGGTGAGAATGGGGAGCCGTGCGGAATAGCTTGGtgcattgaatgtggattacGTTCCAGTACATCAGGTCTCTTCAAACTAACAAGTAAGGCATGTAGGCCGTGCTCAGTGTGAGTACTTTGACAAAACTTTAAACCCCATGAGAGATCTGCCAGCCAGAGGGCTGATTTCAGTGAACAAGAAATTAATGTGGTGGTGAGTGAATAAAAGGAATTTGGAAGGTAGCTTAAGCAAGCATGACTTGGATTTTAATGTAGCTAAACCAGATTGCTTTTAAGCTTTTTGTCTGTGTATGGGTAACTATGGGATTCCGCTTTCACTTAAAGCCAGACAGAGACACTTAAGTGCAGCCCAGCACTCTAGTTTTTGATGAGTCCTTGAGTAACAAATCTGTTAAATGATACGATATAATTAACCAAGcagataataaaataaagaagtgAAAAAGTAAAAGATTGTGATAAATCCCACATGTgctgtctccctctctccctctccctcttttacTTTTTGGTAAGACAGTAGTTAGCCTGGTATAAAGAATTTAAATGCTATTTCCCACACTGATAGATCTGTATAAGATTCACTCTCATAAATAAtataggatcccccccccaatttttgtaCTGTACTCAATCTTCCCCAAATAATTTTATAGTGTAAACTGTCCTGtgttcctcagatgaagggctctatagaataataataataataataataataataataataataataataataataataataataaaatattaattcttACATTCAAAATATGTTGACAGTAGAGAGCTTTAGATATCACAGTGTGTTTAGAACTGATTCTGGCAATGCATAGACTGGACAAAGAGCATGATTTGTTGCCCTGATTTTTCTTTGGAACAAAGCAAGAATTATAGTCAAAGAAAAGTGGACACTGTAAAGCATGTGCTCTCGTTTAAACAGAAAGAAATACGTTTCCAATTAATTTCATAATTGTGTTCTTCTGCAGACTCGCTTACAAGCTGGACAAGGCTATGGAAACACATTTAAATGCGTTCTCACTGTCTACAGGAATGAAGCTGTAAGTATATATTTTTGTCAGAATACACAATGACAACTCTAGATTTGAAGAGGCCCTCAGTATACCAGCCTCTGATGCTATTCTGCTAGTgcctcacccacccacctgctcACTGTGGCAGCCTTAGCTGGTGTTAGTGGGTATGCGTGTTAGTAGCAGGCAGCAGTGTTGGTGATCAGAGTGCCAAAAAAGGGTGCCTACCGGTAACAGTGTTTGGCCCAAGCAGGACATGCCAGGTGCTGATACTGTCCTTTGAATATACAacactaaatggaccaatggtctactTTCATGTAAGGCAACTGGCTCATGATTCTGCTAACCAACATGGCCCATTCTGTGGTGACttgagacagggccttcttggtggcagcaCCCAGATCAGACAATTCCTTCCCTGATAAAGTGTGATTGTCCCACACACTGGCAAGTTTGAGATATCAGGTAAAAAGATTTTTGTTGGAGATAGGCTTTTCATCCTGGGTCTCCActgctgcataccctccaacatttctccaatgaaaagaggaacgtcccattccataatgataattttactatttataccccacacatcttactgggttgccccagccactctgggaagcttccaacatatataaaaatgcaataaaatattaaacattaaaaaagcttccctatacaggattccCTTCAGATGGCTCAAGGGTTGGagaactccaaaccctccaacatttctccaacaaaaatagagatatcctaacataccctccaacacttctccaatgaaaatagggacatccttaggaaaagtgggacattctgggatcaaatcagaaaccaggatgacctctgtaaatcagggatgtccctggaaaatagggacacttggagggtctgctgctgTATGGTGTCATTATTTCAGTTGTGCTGTTCTTAAATGTATTGAGTTACTTTGTACAATTGCTGCACTTGTTATTGTGTTGCTCAGCATCAAGAGGAAGGaaggtgtgtgggtttttttaaaagccaccactCTTGTCTTATCCAGGTAATACAGTGATTTTAAAGCTTCCTGGAAGGAACAATCATACGCATTCTTATTCACATCCAACTTTCTTTCATCTGCAGGTGGCTGGGTTCTTCAAGGGAATGTCTTTCCCACTAGTTAGCATTGCTGTCTACAACTCAGTGGTATTTGGTGTCTTTAGCAATGCCCAAAGACTCATTAGCCAACAGCGCTATGGGAATTCTAACCATCCTCCATCACTTACGGACTTGGCTTTAGCAAGCATGGCAGCAGGGGCTGTTTCAGTTGGAATTGGTGGTCCAGTTGATCTGGTAAAGATAAGGCTGCAGATGCAGACACAAACATTTATAGCAGGTAaaagaaaatccattttttatttctttttaatcttctgtGTTTGTTTCTAGCTTATACTTTATCCCACCTTATAATGATGTGTCGGTGGTGTTATAGCTAGATATGACCAACGTATATGGCTCAttcttgtatatatatatatattttactctACCATGTGTTCTCATATGTGTAGAATGAAGTGTACCTAATACAACTCTCATTTAGCATTTATGGACCGAAAAAGTTTAAAATGCTTCCAATTGCAGATGGATAAATATTTAGCAGCATGAAGGTTCAAAGATTCATCAGAGTCCTGACCTCAAATTATGTGATGCAAAACATACAGTGAATAGAAGCAATATTGTGAGGCTCATTCATCTGATATGAGTGGAGAATTTCTCCCGCACTTTAATTTCCGAGCTTTGAGCTACAGAGACCTACACAAGCAAAAAACAGTATCTTCCACAGTATTGTTGTATTTattaaagcagaaaacaaatagAAAACAATAGGTTTTTTATAAGCTGTTAAGGCCAGAACATGAGTATGACAAAGAAAATCTGAATGTATTTTACAGCTCATTTTGAAAAGTGAGCTGTTGTTGAAATGAAAAGATTAGCATCAAAGCTGCAGGcaattttccttcctcctttttttttgccaTACTAGCTTGACATTGCTGTCAGTTTTCTCCCAGTGTAATATTACAGAGGGATGTTCCCAAAACTATTTGTCCTACAGGCAAACCGCATCGCGTTAGTCACATGTTTAAATTAGTGTGATTAGCACTTAATCTGACCAGTTTTATTTTAGAGAGCAGTTTCAGGGGCAAAAGGCAGACCAGGAAAGAGTAACTGGCAGCAAAGGTTGCAATAGGACCAGAATGGGAGCGTGTTGCAGATTAAGGTTCTGCAGTGAAGATACTTTTTATTCAAAGTAAGAGCAGCTGGATCAAACACTTTTGTTAAATATGAAAGGTAGTTTGGACCTTAAATTGCAATCCCAAGCACCAGAGCCAGCACTGGGTTTGTAGGTAAGGTGCCCCCCCTCCACCTTCCCAGAACCACCTGggaagaatcatagagctggaagggaccctgagtataatctagtccaacccccagcaatgcaggaatcgcaactaaataatccatgacaggtggccagccaacctctgctttaaaacttccacaGCAGCTTTTAGTCAGACAGAgattgtcaaaacaaaagaagGAACAAAAAGGAAACATACATGGAAAGCGATGTTCTGAAGAATACTAGGTAACTTGAGACTAAGAGTGTTTTTACTTGCTCCAGCAGCCAACCTAAACCTGAAGCACAGAGCGACTGGCCTTTCAGTAGAGACTGCTTACAGAGGTCCAGTTCACTGTGTTGGCATGATCCTTCGGCATGAGGGTTTAGGGGGATTATACCGAGGTTCTGCTGCCATGATTCTGAGGGATATTCCAGGATATTGCTTCTACTTCATCCCTTACACATTACTTTGTGGATGGATCACTCCAGACGGATGCCTTTCTCCAAGTCCCTTTTCTGTGTGGATGGCCGGTGGCATTGCAGGTATGTCCATTTCTGTTCTCCTTCACCAGAAATGATGCTATCTAGAGGCTTGATTAAATTTGAGCTCATTTATTCATTCCTAACATGCTTTTTTCTGTAGTGTTGGCAGTGTTAGTGGTAGCCCTAGTAGTGTTTTACATTGAAGACATATTGCGTCGTTTATCACGTAAGTTGCTCCTAGGGTTGCCATCAATATTTTGAAAAGTTTTAATGTGCTTATCTATTATACGAACATGCACACTGTGCAGGGAGAGGCCCAGAAAAATCTGTTATTACTGTGCCTGaatacagccaaccaaagacaaccaaccacaccctaagccacacccaacctctctcactaccaaggaaatacaagtgaataagtgaatagtaagagaacccttacaagtaacgctgacacaacccctcacacacacaccctctcccctcttaatttttttcttcttctccctaattgtttaaaccaattcataaaccaagaatttatacatttatacattgatcactaataatgaaacacatGTTCTAGATATTTCCCCACATTTATTGTGCtaagaaaacttggtatacttatttgtatattgttgttgttgtttataaaacccaatagaAAAGTGGTTTACATGGAATatagtgggaggaattcaacCTTTCACTCTTCTCATCATTCTGCCAGTGCAAGTGTTTCTGCTTGCCAGAAGGAACaatcctcctctcctctccaccatgagatatgtgggggtgggggttccaCTAATCAGCCagagtggatttggggggggggagcttgaggGGGAGCTTTGAGGGAAAATCCCAGAACAGC is from Lacerta agilis isolate rLacAgi1 chromosome 2, rLacAgi1.pri, whole genome shotgun sequence and encodes:
- the SLC25A48 gene encoding solute carrier family 25 member 48 isoform X2, whose product is MGSLQLDDFVAGWVGGAAAVIVGHPLDTVKTRLQAGQGYGNTFKCVLTVYRNEAVAGFFKGMSFPLVSIAVYNSVVFGVFSNAQRLISQQRYGNSNHPPSLTDLALASMAAGAVSVGIGGPVDLVKIRLQMQTQTFIAANLNLKHRATGLSVETAYRGPVHCVGMILRHEGLGGLYRGSAAMILRDIPGYCFYFIPYTLLCGWITPDGCLSPSPFSVWMAGGIAGAISWGTATPMDVVKSRLQADGVYLNKYRGVIDCISQSYHSEGLKVFFRGLTVNAVRGFPMSAAMFLGYELSLKALREQAEANP
- the SLC25A48 gene encoding solute carrier family 25 member 48 isoform X1 — translated: MGSLQLDDFVAGWVGGAAAVIVGHPLDTVKTRLQAGQGYGNTFKCVLTVYRNEAVAGFFKGMSFPLVSIAVYNSVVFGVFSNAQRLISQQRYGNSNHPPSLTDLALASMAAGAVSVGIGGPVDLVKIRLQMQTQTFIAAANLNLKHRATGLSVETAYRGPVHCVGMILRHEGLGGLYRGSAAMILRDIPGYCFYFIPYTLLCGWITPDGCLSPSPFSVWMAGGIAGAISWGTATPMDVVKSRLQADGVYLNKYRGVIDCISQSYHSEGLKVFFRGLTVNAVRGFPMSAAMFLGYELSLKALREQAEANP
- the SLC25A48 gene encoding solute carrier family 25 member 48 isoform X3 gives rise to the protein MRGAAAVIVGHPLDTVKTRLQAGQGYGNTFKCVLTVYRNEAVAGFFKGMSFPLVSIAVYNSVVFGVFSNAQRLISQQRYGNSNHPPSLTDLALASMAAGAVSVGIGGPVDLVKIRLQMQTQTFIAAANLNLKHRATGLSVETAYRGPVHCVGMILRHEGLGGLYRGSAAMILRDIPGYCFYFIPYTLLCGWITPDGCLSPSPFSVWMAGGIAGAISWGTATPMDVVKSRLQADGVYLNKYRGVIDCISQSYHSEGLKVFFRGLTVNAVRGFPMSAAMFLGYELSLKALREQAEANP
- the SLC25A48 gene encoding solute carrier family 25 member 48 isoform X4 → MSFPLVSIAVYNSVVFGVFSNAQRLISQQRYGNSNHPPSLTDLALASMAAGAVSVGIGGPVDLVKIRLQMQTQTFIAAANLNLKHRATGLSVETAYRGPVHCVGMILRHEGLGGLYRGSAAMILRDIPGYCFYFIPYTLLCGWITPDGCLSPSPFSVWMAGGIAGAISWGTATPMDVVKSRLQADGVYLNKYRGVIDCISQSYHSEGLKVFFRGLTVNAVRGFPMSAAMFLGYELSLKALREQAEANP